One Brassica napus cultivar Da-Ae chromosome A5, Da-Ae, whole genome shotgun sequence DNA window includes the following coding sequences:
- the LOC106452838 gene encoding elongation factor P — protein MAGRAAFSVSSSPSLCIPYSTTSLSLSFSNRSALSVRMSPRTNKFPGICCSLSANDIKAGTNIEVDGAPWRVLEFLHVKPGKGAAFVRTKIRNYVNGSTVERTFRAGISVEEANVFKETKQFTYKDGSQFVFMDLSTYEETRLNESDMGDKTRWLKEGMECSLLYWKDKVIDFELPNTVTLKVVDVDPGLRGDTAQGGSKPATVETGAVVTVPLFVNIGEEILVDTRTGMYMNRA, from the exons ATGGCGGGAAGAGCGGCTTTCTCTGTATCTTCGTCTCCTTCACTCTGCATCCCTTATTCAACTACTTCGCTCTCACTATCTTTCTCTAATCGGTCGGCACTCTCTGTGCGGATGTCTCCTCGAACCAACAAGTTTCCCG GGATTTGCTGCTCTTTGTCTGCTAATGACATCAAAGCCGGAACTAATATTGAAGTCGATGGTGCTCCTTGGCGTGTGCTTG AGTTTCTTCATGTCAAGCCAGGAAAAGGTGCGGCCTTTGTGAGAACTAAGATCAGGAACTATGTTAATGGTAGCACAGTGGAGAGAACTTTTCGTGCTGGAATCTCT GTCGAGGAAGCAAATGTATTCAAAGAAACCAAACAGTTCACATACAAAGACGGGTCTCAGTTTGTTTTCATGGATTTG AGCACGTACGAGGAAACACGTCTCAACGAATCTGATATGGGTGACAAGACGAGATGGCTGAAAGAAGGAATGGAATGCAGCTTGCTCTACTGGAAAGACAAG GTTATCGATTTTGAACTACCAAATACGGTTACGCTCAAAGTGGTTGATGTTGATCCTGGCCTTCGTGGAGACACTGCACAAG GTGGATCAAAGCCTGCGACAGTGGAAACGGGGGCAGTAGTTACCGTACCACTCTTTGTTAACATAGGTGAAGAAATTTTGGTGGATACTAGAACCGGTATGTACATGAACCGGGCGTGA
- the LOC106452840 gene encoding serine/threonine-protein kinase AtPK1/AtPK6 — protein MVSSHRPVPQKTHKQQYLSLSPSDSVLKDDDVELELDFSDVFGPLPEEAGDVSFDEPAVIYTRSHSLVGPSSIGSHSFKLSKLTLRETEDSVDLVECLENEFSGSDDVDSERSPEGELVVKVPGVVGLDDFEVMKVVGKGAFGKVYQVRMKETSEIYAMKVMRKDKIMEKNHAEYMKAERDILTKIDHPFIVQLKYSFQTKYRLYLVLDFINGGHLFFQLYHQGLFREELARVYTAEIISAVSHLHENGIMHRDLKPENILMDVDGHVMLTDFGLAKEFEENTRSNSMCGTTEYMAPEIVRGKGHDKAADWWSVGILLYEMLTGKPPFMGSRGKIEQKIIKDKIKLPQFLSSEAHALLKGLLQKEPERRLGSGASGAEEIKGHKWFKGMNWKKLEAREVKPSFKPEISGRQCIANFDKCWTEMSVLDSPANSPSSDPKVNPFTNFTYVRPPPSFLQQSTTTL, from the exons ATGGTTTCCTCTCACCGTCCTGTCCCCCAAAAAACCCACAAACAGCAGTATTTATCCCTCAGCCCTTCAGACTCTGTCTTGaaagatgatgatgttgaacTTGAGCTTGACTTCTCTGATGTCTTTGGCCCACTCCCTGAAGAGGCCGGTGATGTTTCCTTTGACGAGCCTGCTGTTATCTACACTCGTTCCCACTCTTTGGTTGGCCCGTCTTCGATCGGTAGCCACTCTTTTAAGCTGAGCAAGCTTACCTTACGAGAGACTGAGGACTCGGTTGACTTGGTGGAGTGTCTTGAAAATGAATTCTCTGGTAGTGACGACGTTGACAGTGAGAGATCTCCAGAGGGGGAGCTGGTGGTGAAGGTCCCTGGCGTGGTGGGACTTGATGATTTTGAGGTTATGAAGGTTGTGGGAAAAGGTGCGTTTGGGAAAGTGTACCAGGTGAGGATGAAGGAAACATCTGAGATATATGCGATGAAGGTCATGAGAAAAGATAAGATTATGGAGAAGAACCATGCTGAATACATGAAAGCTGAGCGAGATATTCTTACCAAAATTGATCATCCATTCATTGTTCAACTTAAGTACTCCTTTCAG ACTAAGTATAGGCTCTATCTTGTGCTTGACTTTATAAACGGAGGGCATCTATTCTTCCAGCTCTATCATCAAGGGCTTTTCAG AGAGGAGTTGGCTCGTGTGTACACTGCTGAGATCATCTCTGCAGTTTCCCATCTCCATGAGAATGGGATAATGCATAGAgatctcaaacctgaaaacATTCTCATGGACGTAGACGGCCACGTGATGCTAACTGACTTTGGTTTAGCGAAGGAGTTCGAAGAGAACACAAGATCAAACTCCATGTGCGGGACTACTGAGTATATGGCACCTGAAATCGTTAGAGGAAAAGGTCATGATAAGGCTGCTGACTGGTGGAGCGTTGGGATTCTTCTCTACGAGATGCTCACTGGAAAG CCACCGTTTATGGGGAGCAGAGGAAAGATAGAGCAGAAAATTATAAAGGACAAGATCAAGCTACCACAGTTTCTGTCTAGCGAAGCCCATGCCTTGCTGAAAGGG CTGCTGCAAAAAGAGCCAGAGAGACGACTTGGAAGCGGAGCTAGCGGAGCAGAGGAGATAAAAGGTCACAAGTGGTTCAAGGGGATGAACTGGAAGAAGCTGGAGGCTAGAGAAGTGAAGCCAAGTTTCAAGCCGGAGATATCTGGAAGGCAATGCATAGCGAATTTTGACAAGTGTTGGACTGAGATGTCTGTGTTGGATTCTCCAGCAAACAGTCCAAGCTCGGATCCTAAGGTCAACCCTTTTACCAACTTCACTTATGTCAGGCCTCCTCCATCATTCCTTCAACAGTCCACAACGACTCTGTAG
- the LOC106452841 gene encoding serine/threonine-protein kinase AtPK2/AtPK19-like isoform X2, translating into MALEHLCSNLCFLVLGKQLELLLLLNIEKMVSSECPVANKNVTGKHLFLTITPPQAVLKENLELDFSDVFGPLPEDSTDVAFDEPAVIHSRSHSLVGPSLITSHSFKLSKLTLRETNDSVDLVECLEEGESSCNEAVGKVSGGVVGIEDFEVLKVVGQGAFGKVYQVRKKESSEIYAMKVMRKDKIMEKNHAEYMKAERDILTKIDHPFIVQLKYSFQTKYRLYLVLDFINGGHLFFQLYHQGLFREDLARVYTAEIVSAVSHLHENGIMHRDLKPENILMDTDGHVMLTDFGLAKEFDENKRSNSMCGTTEYMAPEIVKGKGHDKAADWWSVGILLYEMLTGKPPFLGSKGKIQQKIVKDKIKLPQFLSNEAHALLKGLLQKEPERRLGSGPSGAEEIKGHKWFKGMNWKKLEAREVKPSFKPEVSGRQCIANFDKCWTDMSVLDSPASSPSSESTANPFTNFTYVRPPHSFLNQTTSTS; encoded by the exons ATGGCATTGGAGCACTTGTGCAGCAACCTCTGTTTCCTTGTATTAGGGAAACAACTAgagcttctcctcctcctcaacaTTG aaaaaatggtttcctCTGAGTGTCCTGTTGCCAACAAAAACGTGACCGGGAAACACCTGTTTCTAACCATCACCCCACCACAAGCTGTCTTGAAAGAAAACCTTGAGCTAGACTTCTCCGACGTCTTTGGTCCACTCCCCGAAGACTCCACCGACGTCGCTTTCGACGAGCCGGCTGTTATCCACAGCCGATCTCACTCCTTGGTTGGACCCTCTCTGATCACTAGCCATTCTTTCAAGCTCAGCAAGCTCACCTTACGAGAAACCAACGACTCTGTTGACTTGGTGGAATGCCTCGAAGAAGGTGAATCCTCTTGTAATGAAGCTGTGGGGAAGGTCTCGGGTGGTGTGGTAGGCATTGAGGACTTTGAGGTTTTGAAGGTTGTGGGACAAGGCGCGTTTGGGAAAGTGTATCaagtgaggaagaaggagagTTCCGAGATTTACGCGATGAAGGTTATGAGGAAAGATAAGATCATGGAGAAGAATCATGCTGAGTATATGAAGGCTGAGCGTGATATTCTTACGAAGATTGATCATCCCTTCATTGTTCAGCTTAAGTACTCCTTTCAGACTAAGTATAGGCTCTACCTTGTGCTTGACTTTATAAACGGAGGGCATCTCTTCTTCCAGCTCTATCACCAAGGGCTTTTCAG AGAGGACTTGGCTCGTGTGTACACTGCAGAGATCGTCTCTGCAGTTTCCCACCTCCATGAGAATGGGATAATGCATAGGGATCTGAAACCTGAGAACATACTAATGGACACTGATGGGCACGTGATGCTAACTGATTTTGGATTAGCAAAGGAGTTTGATGAGAACAAAAGATCAAACTCAATGTGTGGGACTACTGAGTATATGGCACCTGAGATCGTTAAAGGAAAGGGGCATGATAAGGCTGCTGACTGGTGGAGTGTTGGGATTCTCCTCTATGAGATGCTCACTGGGAAG CCACCGTTTCTTGGGAGCAAAGGAAAGATTCAGCAGAAAATAGTCAAGGACAAGATCAAACTTCCACAGTTTCTGTCAAATGAAGCTCATGCGTTGCTCAAAGGG TTGTTGCAAAAAGAGCCAGAGAGACGACTTGGAAGTGGTCCGAGCGGAGCAGAGGAGATAAAAGGGCACAAATGGTTCAAGGGAATGAACTGGAAGAAGCTGGAGGCTAGAGAAGTGAAGCCAAGTTTCAAGCCGGAGGTATCTGGAAGGCAATGCATAGCAAATTTTGACAAGTGTTGGACTGATATGTCTGTGTTGGATTCGCCAGCAAGCAGTCCCAGCTCGGAATCTACGGCCAACCCTTTTACCAACTTCACGTATGTGAGGCCTCCTCATTCATTCCTCAACCAAACCACATCGACTTCGTAG
- the LOC106452841 gene encoding serine/threonine-protein kinase AtPK2/AtPK19-like isoform X1, whose product MVSSECPVANKNVTGKHLFLTITPPQAVLKENLELDFSDVFGPLPEDSTDVAFDEPAVIHSRSHSLVGPSLITSHSFKLSKLTLRETNDSVDLVECLEEGESSCNEAVGKVSGGVVGIEDFEVLKVVGQGAFGKVYQVRKKESSEIYAMKVMRKDKIMEKNHAEYMKAERDILTKIDHPFIVQLKYSFQTKYRLYLVLDFINGGHLFFQLYHQGLFREDLARVYTAEIVSAVSHLHENGIMHRDLKPENILMDTDGHVMLTDFGLAKEFDENKRSNSMCGTTEYMAPEIVKGKGHDKAADWWSVGILLYEMLTGKPPFLGSKGKIQQKIVKDKIKLPQFLSNEAHALLKGLLQKEPERRLGSGPSGAEEIKGHKWFKGMNWKKLEAREVKPSFKPEVSGRQCIANFDKCWTDMSVLDSPASSPSSESTANPFTNFTYVRPPHSFLNQTTSTS is encoded by the exons atggtttcctCTGAGTGTCCTGTTGCCAACAAAAACGTGACCGGGAAACACCTGTTTCTAACCATCACCCCACCACAAGCTGTCTTGAAAGAAAACCTTGAGCTAGACTTCTCCGACGTCTTTGGTCCACTCCCCGAAGACTCCACCGACGTCGCTTTCGACGAGCCGGCTGTTATCCACAGCCGATCTCACTCCTTGGTTGGACCCTCTCTGATCACTAGCCATTCTTTCAAGCTCAGCAAGCTCACCTTACGAGAAACCAACGACTCTGTTGACTTGGTGGAATGCCTCGAAGAAGGTGAATCCTCTTGTAATGAAGCTGTGGGGAAGGTCTCGGGTGGTGTGGTAGGCATTGAGGACTTTGAGGTTTTGAAGGTTGTGGGACAAGGCGCGTTTGGGAAAGTGTATCaagtgaggaagaaggagagTTCCGAGATTTACGCGATGAAGGTTATGAGGAAAGATAAGATCATGGAGAAGAATCATGCTGAGTATATGAAGGCTGAGCGTGATATTCTTACGAAGATTGATCATCCCTTCATTGTTCAGCTTAAGTACTCCTTTCAGACTAAGTATAGGCTCTACCTTGTGCTTGACTTTATAAACGGAGGGCATCTCTTCTTCCAGCTCTATCACCAAGGGCTTTTCAG AGAGGACTTGGCTCGTGTGTACACTGCAGAGATCGTCTCTGCAGTTTCCCACCTCCATGAGAATGGGATAATGCATAGGGATCTGAAACCTGAGAACATACTAATGGACACTGATGGGCACGTGATGCTAACTGATTTTGGATTAGCAAAGGAGTTTGATGAGAACAAAAGATCAAACTCAATGTGTGGGACTACTGAGTATATGGCACCTGAGATCGTTAAAGGAAAGGGGCATGATAAGGCTGCTGACTGGTGGAGTGTTGGGATTCTCCTCTATGAGATGCTCACTGGGAAG CCACCGTTTCTTGGGAGCAAAGGAAAGATTCAGCAGAAAATAGTCAAGGACAAGATCAAACTTCCACAGTTTCTGTCAAATGAAGCTCATGCGTTGCTCAAAGGG TTGTTGCAAAAAGAGCCAGAGAGACGACTTGGAAGTGGTCCGAGCGGAGCAGAGGAGATAAAAGGGCACAAATGGTTCAAGGGAATGAACTGGAAGAAGCTGGAGGCTAGAGAAGTGAAGCCAAGTTTCAAGCCGGAGGTATCTGGAAGGCAATGCATAGCAAATTTTGACAAGTGTTGGACTGATATGTCTGTGTTGGATTCGCCAGCAAGCAGTCCCAGCTCGGAATCTACGGCCAACCCTTTTACCAACTTCACGTATGTGAGGCCTCCTCATTCATTCCTCAACCAAACCACATCGACTTCGTAG
- the LOC106452843 gene encoding thioredoxin H9, with the protein MGSCVSKDTGDDDSVHNVDFSGGNVHLITTKESWDEKLAEAGRDGKIVIANFSATWCGPCKIVAPFYVELSEKHPSLMFLLVDVDELSDFSSTWDIKATPTFFFLKNGEQIGKLVGANKPELQKKVTSIIDSVPESPQRP; encoded by the exons ATGGGAAGCTGCGTCTCTAag GACACAGGAGACGATGATTCAGTTCATAACGTTGATTTCTCGGGTGGGAATGTTCATCTCATTACAACAAAAGAGAGCTGGGATGAGAAACTAGCTGAAGCTGGCCGTGATGGCAAAATT GTGATTGCAAACTTCAGCGCCACATGGTGCGGTCCATGTAAGATTGTGGCACCGTTTTACGTGGAGCTCTCTGAGAAACATCCTTCTCTTATGTTCCTTCTCGTAGATGTTGATGAACTTAGT GATTTTAGCTCAACATGGGACATAAAGGcaacaccaaccttcttcttccTAAAGAACGGAGAGCAAATAGGCAAGCTTGTCGGAGCTAACAAGCCTGAGCTACAGAAGAAGGTTACTTCTATCATCGACTCTGTTCCTGAAAGTCCACAACGGCCTTGA
- the LOC106452842 gene encoding ubiquitin-conjugating enzyme E2 11, with translation MASKRILKELKDLQKDPPSNCSAGPVAEDMFHWQATIMGPPDSPYAGGVFLVSIHFPPDYPFKPPKVSFKTRVYHPNINSNGSICLDILKEQWSPALTISKVLLSICSLLTDPNPDDPLVPEIAHMYKTDKSKYESTARSWTQKYAMG, from the exons ATGGCTTCGAAGAGGATTTTGAAAGAGCTCAAGGATTTGCAGAAGGATCCTCCTTCTAACTGCAGCGCAG GTCCTGTGGCTGAAGACATGTTCCATTGGCAAGCAACTATCATGGGACCTCCTGATAGTCCATATGCCGGAGGAGTCTTTTTGGTTTCCATTCACTTCCCTCCTGATTATCCCTTCAAGCCACCGAag GTGTCTTTTAAGACAAGGGTGTACCACCCAAACATCAACAGCAATGGAAGCATCTGCCTTGATATCCTGAAAGAACAATGGAGTCCTGCTCTTACCATATCCAAG GTTTTGCTGTCGATTTGCTCGTTGTTGACTGACCCGAACCCAGATGATCCTCTTGTGCCGGAGATAGCTCACATGTACAAAACGGACAAGTCCAAGTACGAGTCAACTGCACGAAGCTGGACACAGAAGTACGCCATGGGATGA
- the LOC106452839 gene encoding probable inactive receptor kinase At3g08680, which translates to MMRIVAAFVFLLLSPFVSPADIDSDKQALLEFASLVPHVRKLNWNTTLPICTSWTGITCSKNNDRVTALRLPGSGLYGPLPEKTFEKLDALRIISLRSNNLQGSIPSAILSLPFIRSLYFHDNNFSGSIPPTLSPRLVNLDLSANALSGNIPGTLRNLTQLTDLSLQNNSLTGPIPDLPPSLKYLNVSYNSLNGSVPSSVKSFPASAFQGNSLLCGGPLTPCPENTTSPSPSPTPPGPAKSPGTSKRALSTAAIVGIAVGGSFLLFILLALLTLCCAKKKDNGQESTTAAAPKAKPGRSDNKAEEFGSGVQEAEKNKLVFFEGSSYNFDLEDLLRASAEVLGKGSYGTTYKAILEEGTTVVVKRLKEVAAGKREFEQQMEAVGRISPHGNVAPLRAYYFSKDEKLLVYDYYQGGNFSMLLHGNNEGGRGALDWEQRLKICLGAAKGIAHIHSSSGAKLLHGNIKSPNVLLTQDLNACVSDYGIAPLMSHHTLLPSRSLGYRAPEAIETRKHTQKSDVYSFGVLLLEMLTGKAAGKTTGHEEVVDLPKWVQSVVREEWTGEVFDVELIKQQHNVEEEMVQMLQVAMACVSKHPDSRPSMEEVVNMMEEVRPSNGSGAGSGNRASSPEMIRSSDSPV; encoded by the exons ATGATGAGGATTGTTGCGGCCTTCGTTTTCCTTTTACTCTCCCCATTTGTTTCACCTGCCGACATAGACTCAGACAAGCAAGCGCTTCTCGAGTTCGCATCCCTCGTTCCCCACGTGCGCAAACTCAACTGGAACACAACACTCCCAATCTGCACTTCCTGGACAGGCATCACCTGCTCCAAGAACAACGACCGTGTAACCGCGCTCCGTCTCCCTGGCTCCGGACTCTACGGGCCATTACCTGAGAAGACGTTTGAGAAGCTTGACGCTCTCAGGATCATTAGCCTCCGTTCCAACAACCTCCAAGGGAGCATCCCATCTGCTATCCTCTCTCTTCCTTTCATCAGATCTCTCTACTTTCATGATAATAACTTCTCTGGCTCTATCCCTCCAACTCTCTCTCCTCGCCTTGTTAATCTTGATCTCTCCGCTAACGCGCTGTCTGGCAACATTCCGGGGACTCTAAGGAACTTGACTCAGCTCACTGATCTCAGCTTGCAGAATAATTCTCTTACCGGGCCTATCCCTGACCTCCCTCCTAGCTTAAAGTACTTGAATGTGAGCTACAATAGCCTTAACGGTTCAGTGCCTTCTTCTGTCAAGTCCTTTCCAGCATCTGCATTTCAAGGTAATAGCCTTTTGTGTGGAGGTCCTCTAACTCCATGCCCTGAGAACACTACATCACCATCTCCTTCGCCGACTCCACCAGGTCCAGCCAAGAGTCCTGGTACAAGCAAAAGAGCTCTCTCTACTGCTGCTATTGTCGGCATTGCAGTTGGAGGTTCCTTTCTCTTGTTCATCCTTCTTGCACTGCTGACTCTTTGCTGCGCCAAGAAGAAAGACAACGGGCAAGAGAGCACCACCGCGGCGGCGCCGAAAGCTAAACCCGGGAGGAGTGACAACAAGGCGGAGGAGTTCGGTAGCGGTGTGCAGGAGGCGGAGAAGAACAAGCTGGTGTTCTTCGAAGGAAGCTCGTACAACTTCGATCTCGAGGATTTGCTCAGAGCCTCTGCTGAAGTTTTAGGAAAAGGAAGCTATGGGACGACGTATAAGGCTATCTTAGAGGAAGGAACCACTGTGGTGGTGAAGAGGCTGAAAGAAGTAGCAGCTGGGAAAAGAGAGTTTGAGCAGCAGATGGAAGCTGTGGGAAGGATCAGCCCACACGGGAATGTAGCTCCTCTCCGTGCTTATTACTTCTCTAAAGACGAGAAGCTACTCGTGTATGATTACTACCAAGGAGGCAACTTCTCCATGCTTCTTCACG GAAACAACGAAGGAGGAAGAGGTGCGTTGGACTGGGAACAAAGGCTAAAGATCTGTTTAGGAGCTGCAAAAGGAATAGCTCACATACACTCTTCATCCGGTGCCAAACTCCTCCACGGTAACATCAAATCACCAAACGTCCTCTTAACGCAAGACCTCAACGCCTGCGTCTCGGACTACGGTATAGCTCCTTTGATGAGCCACCACACCTTGCTCCCATCAAGAAGCTTAGGATACAGAGCGCCTGAAGCCATAGAGACACGGAAACACACTCAAAAATCCGACGTGTACAGCTTTGGCGTGCTGTTGCTCGAAATGCTGACGGGGAAAGCAGCAGGGAAGACGACGGGGCACGAGGAGGTGGTGGATCTGCCCAAGTGGGTGCAGTCGGTGGTGAGAGAGGAGTGGACTGGGGAAGTGTTTGACGTGGAGTTGATCAAGCAGCAGCACAACGTGGAGGAAGAGATGGTGCAGATGTTGCAAGTGGCGATGGCTTGTGTGTCGAAGCATCCGGATTCTAGGCCTTCCATGGAGGAAGTTGTTAACATGATGGAGGAGGTAAGGCCTTCTAATGGCTCTGGTGCTGGTTCTGGTAATAGAGCCTCTTCGCCTGAGATGATCAGAAGCTCTGATAGCCCGGTTTAG
- the LOC106452846 gene encoding endochitinase A-like codes for MNRNLRESLAGGRNTPAISQFRRGNISQNGFSRDSDENLDLFSKIRRSFPLASSDELPDVSAKLGRLSVGSKPAPRGKGDDLLSSAEGGKNDYDWLLTPPGTPLGNDSHSSLAAPKITPSARATSASKASRLSVSQSETSYHSTRPARSSSVTRPSLSTSQYTSFTSNRSPSSILNTSSASVSSYIRPSSPSSRSSSSARPSTPTRTSSASRASTPSRIRPGSSSSSMDKPRPSLSSRPSTPTSRPQITANSPNIVASRPNSRPLTPTRRTPSISSASATSGSNISTGRGGTNGRVTPSLSRPSSPGPRVRTTPQQPIVLADFPLDTPPNLRTSLQGRPISAGRSRPAAGSSITAKASPEPKGPLTRRNSSPVVTRGRLTETQGKGRYGGGNGLQHHMDAPEPRRISNVADVTSRRTLKTSSTVADNNNGLGRSFSKNSLDMAIRHMDIRNGKSNGCALSTTTLFPQSIRQASSKIQPIRSVNNLSDSISSSSAENGNEATDGRRLMGKLSDMDMYESSRYDALLLKEDVKNTNWLHSIDDRSSDHGLMFDNGGFELLPEPFGPL; via the exons ATGAACAGGAATCTCAGAGAGTCTCTTGCCGGTGGGAGGAACACTCCCGCGATCTCTCAGTTTCGCAGAGGCAACATCTCTCAGAATGGTTTCTCTAGAGACTCCGATGAGAATCTGGATCTCTTCTCCAAGATCCGCCGCTCGTTCCCGTTGGCTTCTTCAGATGAATTGCCCGACG tTTCTGCGAAACTCGGGAGGCTCTCTGTCGGATCCAAACCAGCTCCCAGAGGCAAAGGTGATGATCTGTTGTCCTCTGCTGAAGGAGGCAAAAATGATTATGACTG GCTTCTTACTCCTCCTGGAACACCTCTCGGAAACGACTCTCATTCATCTTTGGCTGCTCCAAAGATTACACCTTCCGCTAGAGCCACCTCTGCTTCAAAGGCATCAAGG cTTTCGGTTTCACAGTCTGAGACAAGTTACCACTCCACACGTCCAGCTAGAAGCAGCTCCGTGACGCGCCCATCCCTCTCCACCTCACAATACACCTCATTCACATCAAACCGCTCACCATCATCAATCCTAAACACTAGCTCAGCTTCAGTCTCATCCTACATCAGACCTTCATCCCCTAGCTCCCGTTCCTCGTCTTCCGCTAGACCTTCCACTCCCACCCGTACTTCTTCAGCATCACGCGCCTCAACTCCTTCAAGAATCCGTCCCGGGTCATCTAGTTCATCCATGGACAAGCCTAGACCATCTCTGAGCTCAAGACCATCGACTCCAACTTCTAGACCACAGATTACAGCTAACTCCCCAAACATAGTTGCTTCTAGACCAAACTCTCGTCCTTTAACCCCAACGCGTCGAACCCCATCCATCTCATCTGCATCTGCAACATCAGGATCAAATATTTCAACCGGACGTGGAGGAACAAACGGTCGTGTCACGCCTTCTTTGTCTAGGCCAAGCTCTCCTGGACCTAGAGTCCGAACCACCCCTCAACAGCCGATTGTGTTAGCAGACTTCCCTCTTGACACACCACCTAATCTCAGAACAAGTCTCCAAGGAAGACCGATATCAGCTGGCAGGTCTAGACCAGCAGCTGGTAGCAGCATCACGGCGAAGGCAAGTCCAGAACCAAAAGGTCCACTGACGAGAAGGAACTCATCTCCTGTTGTGACGAGAGGAAGACTCACAGAGACTCAAGGAAAAGGCCGTTATGGTGGTGGTAATGGACTGCAACACCACATGGATGCACCAGAGCCTCGGAGGATTTCAAACGTTGCAGATGTAACTTCACGGAGAACCCTGAAGACTTCTTCAACTGTCGCTGATAATAACAACGGACTTGGGAGGTCGTTCTCAAAAAATTCACTTGATATGGCCATCAGGCACATG GACATAAGAAACGGAAAGTCAAACGGTTGTGCACTATCAACCACGACGTTGTTCCCTCAGAGCATCAGACAAGCCTCGTCCAAGATACAGCCAATCCGTTCAGTAAATAACCTTTCGGATTCTATTAGCAGTAGCAGCGCAGAGAATGGGAACGAAGCAACTGATGGAAGAAGACTGATGGGGAAGCTGAGTGATATGGACATGTATGAGAGCTCGAGGTATGACGCTTTGTTGCTGAAGGAGGACGTCAAGAACACAAACTGGTTACATAGCATCGATGATAGGTCATCAGATCACGGACTCATGTTTGATAATGGAGGATTCGAGCTTCTTCCTGAGCCCTTTGGCCCACtataa